Proteins encoded by one window of Manihot esculenta cultivar AM560-2 chromosome 10, M.esculenta_v8, whole genome shotgun sequence:
- the LOC110623913 gene encoding cycloartenol-C-24-methyltransferase, whose protein sequence is MSKAGALDLASGLGGKIDKSDVFSAVEKYEKYHVFYGGAEEERKANYTDMVNKYYDLVTSFYEFGWGESFHFAHRFKGESLRESIKRHEHFLALQLGLKSGQKVLDVGCGVGGPLREIARFSLTSVTGLNNNEYQIARGKEMNRIAGVDKTCDFVKADFMKMPFSDSSFDAVYAIEATCHAPDAYGCYSEIYRVLKPGQFFAAYEWCMTDSFDPNNHEHQKIKAEIEIGDGLPDIRLTGQCIEALKKAGFEVVWSGDLAASSPVPWYLPLDKNHFSLSSFRLTAPGRFITKNMVKALEYVGFAPKGSQRVQDFLEKAAEGLVEGGRREIFTPMFFFLARKPHSESQ, encoded by the exons ATGTCGAAAGCCGGCGCGTTGGATCTCGCTTCCGGTCTCGGCGGAAAGATAGATAAAAGTGATGTTTTCTCCGCCGTCGAGAA ATATGAGAAGTATCATGTCTTTTATGGAGGTGCAGAGGAAGAGAGAAAAGCCAACTACACTGACATG gttaataaatattatgatCTTGTCACAAGTTTCTATGAGTTTGGATGGGGGGAGTCTTTCCATTTTGCACACAG ATTTAAAGGGGAGTCTCTTCGGGAAAGCATCAAGCGACATGAGCACTTTCTTGCGTTACAGCTTGGCCTGAAATCTGGGCAGAAG GTATTGGATGTAGGATGTGGAGTTGGTGGACCACTGAGAGAAATTGCTCGATTTAG CTTGACATCAGTTACAGGGCTGAACAACAATGAATATCAGATAGCAAGAGGAAAG GAAATGAATCGCATTGCAGGAGTGGACAAAACCTGTGATTTTGTGAAG GCTGACTTCATGAAAATGCCATTTTCTGACTCTAGTTTTGATGCAGTATATGCAATTGAAGCTACTTGCCATGCACCAGATGCA TATGGATGCTACAGTGAGATTTACAGAGTATTGAAGCCTGGACAATTTTTTGCTGCATATGAATGGTGCATGACGGATTCTTTTGATCCCAATAACCATGAACATCAGAAAATTAAG GCAGAAATTGAGATTGGAGATGGCCTTCCAGACATTAGATTAACTGGGCAATGTATTGAAGCTCTCAAAAAGGCTGGTTTTGAG GTCGTGTGGTCAGGAGATCTTGCAGCAAGCTCACCTGTCCCATGGTACTTGCCCTTGGATAAAAATCACTTCTCTCTGAGTAGCTTCCGTTTAACAGCACCTGGCAGATTTATCACAAAAAACATG GTCAAGGCCCTAGAATATGTGGGATTTGCTCCAAAAGGAAGTCAAAGGGTACAAGATTTTCTTGAGAAGGCTGCAGAGGGATTAGTTGAAGGCGGAAG gagggagatttttACTCCAATGTTTTTCTTCTTGGCTCGGAAACCACATTCAGAGAGTCAGTAA
- the LOC110624382 gene encoding uncharacterized protein LOC110624382, which yields MAMGVFPLLAFFLLFNGSALAANYMEGFLKNGNFEQKPKPSDLNKTVLKGKYALPGWITNGLVEYISAGPQPGGMYFAVAHGVHAVRLGNEASISQTIPVKPGSLYALTFGASRTCAQDEVLRVSVPPLSGDLPLQTLYSSNGGDTYAWGFRAKSNVATVTFHNPGVQEDPACGPLIDAVAIKELFPPRPTRDNLVKNPGFEEGPHRLLNSSNGVLLPPKQEDLTSPLPGWIIESLKAVKFIDSKHFNVPFGLAAVELLAGRESAIAQILRTIPNKIYNLTFTVGDAKNGCHGSMMVEAFADKETFKVPFESQGKGISKTVSFKFKAISARTRITFYSSFYHTRVDDFGSLCGPVLDQVRVFPVA from the exons ATGGCAATGGGTGTCTTCCCGTTGCTTGCTTTCTTCTTGCTCTTCAATGGCTCTGCTTTGGCTGCTAACTACATGGAAG GGTTCCTCAAAAATGGAAACTTTGAGCAGAAACCAAAACCCAGTGACCTAAACAAGACAGTACTCAAAGGAAAATATGCATTACCTGGCTGGATCACCAATGGCTTAGTGGAATACATCTCTGCTGGCCCACAGCCTGGTGGGATGTATTTTGCTGTGGCTCATGGTGTACATGCTGTGAGACTTGGCAATGAGGCTTCAATTTCTCAAACAATTCCTGTAAAACCAGGCTCTTTATATGCTCTCACATTTGGTGCTTCAAGAACTTGTGCCCAAGATGAGGTTTTGAGAGTCTCTGTGCCTCCTTTGTCTGGCGACCTGCCTCTGCAGACACTTTATAGCAGTAATGGTGGTGACACTTATGCTTGGGGATTTAGAGCCAAATCTAATGTTGCTACTGTGACTTTTCACAACCCTGGTGTCCAAGAAGACCCTGCTTGTGGACCACTCATTGATGCTGTTGCTATTAAGGAGTTGTTTCCTCCAAGGCCCACAAGAG ATAATTTGGTTAAGAATCCTGGATTTGAAGAGGGTCCTCATCGCTTACTCAACTCTTCCAATGGTGTCCTCCTTCCTCCAAAACAAGAAGATCTCACATCCCCACTTCCCGGTTGGATCATTGAATCACTTAAAGCTGTGAAGTTCATTGATTCAAAGCACTTCAATGTTCCATTTGGATTGGCAGCAGTTGAGCTTCTTGCAGGAAGAGAAAGTGCCATTGCCCAGATCCTCAGAACAATCCCCAACAAAATCTATAATCTCACATTCACTGTTGGAGATGCAAAGAATGGCTGCCATGGATCAATGATGGTTGAAGCATTTGCTGATAAAGAAACCTTTAAGGTTCCATTTGAGTCCCAAGGAAAGGGTATCTCCAAGACTGTGAGCTTCAAGTTCAAAGCTATTTCAGCAAGAACAAGAATTACATTCTACAGTTCATTTTACCACACTAGAGTTGATGATTTTGGATCCCTTTGTGGTCCTGTTCTTGATCAAGTTAGGGTTTTTCCTGTTGCTTAG